The genomic segment tagccacgtgctggaggtctgataatgtacatacaccctgactcactctgtagatgttcatcagtggaaagaggcggagtgtgagtgcctcgtaccttttatagtgagataccacccctgagtgtcctgcctgctcattggtcatgtcctgttctctgtgttcattagctgcctgtctgtatatcattatctgcatgtctgcatatcatgacactcagtactgtcctgggagtgtcagaCTAGGTTTTATGATCAAACCCTGGAAGGAGACTGAAATCCATAAGCTTCTGACTCACAGGTGAGTGTGATATCCACTAAGACATGGCTGGTCTGAAAAGAATAGAGCACTGGGCAGGAAAATCAAGCAGAAACAATTGTGTATGGGTCGCTGAACATGCCAAATTACCATTCCTCTTGGGAGAATGGGGATCTAAATTAACTTGATATGACCATGTGATTCTTCCCATCCACTTTCCCTCAGTGGCTACACTCAATAATGCTTTACAGCCAAAAGACAAAGACAAAACCTCATCCCTCCACTACATGGTTGATGTCCTTTGTTCAAACATGATGGATTCGTGAAAAGTAAAAAAATTGGCATAATGTTACTCTGTAATCAACAGCTTGGATGCTGTCTATCTCACTATCTATTAAAGTATTAATAATTCTTTACCTGGCAATAGTGAGGCATTCCCAGCTCATTGAAATCAATGGGAAAACTCCATTTGGGTAACAGTAACACTTCTCTCATTATATTAAGTGGAGTCACAGAACATCTTATAATATACAATATAAATATCATATGATGCACAGATAAACTCATAAAACCTTTATTAATGAAGCCAAGAGAAATTCAATTGAAACTCAACAATATTATACACTTATAAGCTTTTATTCATAGAGACACATATCACAAGTGCGCTCTTCCAAACCCACCAGAGTTTCAATCTGCTCTGATTTATACTActtcaataaataaataaaataaactaATTAACAAATTAAAGTGACAGCCCCTTATAAGGGCATTGTAACGAAAAGACAAAACTTCAACAGAAACTTAACAAGTCAAATCAAAATGTGATATCCGGGGATGACGATGCACTCCAGCCCCCATGGCGCCCACCGCTCATGGGACAATCTTTCTTTATACTCTTTTGAGGAGATTAAACAAGTATAATAAATTAACCAATTGAGTAAAAAGCCAATCAAACCAATTGATAGCCACTAAAGGGTACTGTAACTgaaggaaacatttaaagaaatctTACTGAATTAAATCATAATGTTATTTTAGGGATGGTGAAACACTCCAGCCCCTGGAGTTGACTGGCCGTGGAAGCTGCTCCTCTTTAGAACAGCAcaagtgaatccccagttaatgACCACCTCAACACAATTAACCAGCCAATTAATATAAAATTAACAATGACTACTGACAACTTGCAATGTTACCACCAGTCAGCACAATGCACTAGCCAGCTCATATACATTTGCAAACTCCATTCACAAAAATGAcacaaatacatttaaaaaatactCACTTGAATATTTTCAGAAGAGTCTCCCCTTCTGCGAGTTTTATTTGATTCCCCTGTAGAGGGCAATGCCTGAAGATACGTTTCCTTTAGCGCTTTGCTGACCATCTGCCAGAAAGAGTCTTCAAAAATTGGGATGGATCTGTTGACTTGCAGCATGACTTCTAACAAATTCTCCTCTTTTATCAAAGCAATCATTATCCTGTTCCTTTCTGAGCTGGATATTGGGCGAGGAGAGGATACTGGGAAAGTGGGATTCTGAGGGGCTACATCCGTTGGGTGGCTGGTCACCTCTAATgtgggtttcagcatctcccacaTGGCAGAAGGTGGCACACTATGTGTGGATGACAATATGGTATTTAGTCGAAGTACAAAGGTCGTCACAGGAAGAGACGGCTCAATAATTGAAATGAAAGGAGGTGTGGAGGAAGATTGAAGTGTGGCTGTTGGCACAAAGGATGGATCTTCAGAAAGTATCATATCAAATTCTGGACAGGTAACCTTCGATAAGACAGAAAGAGCAGGTAGATTTGCCCAGGAACTGCCTTCCAATGGTAAAAGAGCATTTATTGCAATGGAAGAGAAATCAGTCAAAGACGCTATGGACTGTTCCAGTATTTGAGATGAAGGAGGAAGCCATGTGGAGATTAATAAGGTTTCCTTTGGTGTCTGTTTGGATTTTGATCGAACAATGTAAGTCTTTGCATCTAGATGTGATATTGGCAATAAATTTGGTTCTGAGATTGTAGGAACTACGGTAATTGGTACTGAACTTTCCACAGGCAAGAACAATCCTGGTGAAGAAATCATGACCACAGCATCTAGAATATTCTCTCTCGTCGCCACAGCAGTTCGAAACTTTGTTGATGGTAGGTTCTCTCGCAAAGTTCTGCTAAACTGGAATTCACTACCTCCAGTATCATGGTTTGATCCCAAAGCTATGGTGGGCTTTGTAAAAACCTCCGTCAACTTTGGATCTCTGGAAACTGAGCCAGTGTCCGTGCTCATTGTCATCTTTACGTCTGATGGTTGCGACAATGGGAAAGGTAAAATCATATCTACCGCTGAACGTGTGACGAAGGCACTGCTGCCTAAAGCAAGTATACCAATTACTGATAGAAATATATTTGTCGAAAAATAGCTGGACATGCCAGAGGAGACAGTTACCGGCACCAGGGCATCGCTGATCTGAATGCCGAGGGCATGAGAATCTAATTCAGATTGCTGAGATGTCAATTTTGAATGCCACAGGGATTCAGGATAAAGCTTGGGTAAAGTTTCAGGAATGAAGCCATCTCCATATAGCCCAGAGAGCGAGCCAGTCATCGGTCGTGTTGGGGATAATGCCACTGAACCGGAGACTGATGTGCTAAATAACTCTGGAGTTAGAAGATGGACAGAGCTTTTAACCAAATTGGAAACATCTAAAAACCAGGAAGTGTGCACTTCACTAAGTGCAAAATACTCTGACAACATTGCATCTGACTTTATTACAACTGGGGATTGTGTAACAAAATGCATGTCAACAAAAGAGGAAGACATTTTCATAGTTTCCATTAATGCATTGGACACATCAGCAAGGACATGATTATTTATGACCACTGTGTTATGTGCTTCCAAAGAGTTTGTTGATTGCAGTGCCAAGTCCACAATGCTGCTTGAGAAGTCCTCAGAACGAATTACATCCAGCGATGTACAAGGTGTTCTTTTGATAAGAGTGAAAAAACATCCAGTGTTCAGTTTATTTGCTGATCGTATCCCAAACTCATCAGTCAAAAGGAAAGAGGCTTCAGAACGCAAAGCGATGCTGGGATCTCCATAAGCATTCAGATCAATAGAGGACAGCAGAGTAGAACAGGTGGCTTCTTTTGAAGCCAGCATCAATACTTTAGTCAAGTCCTCATTGCCCAGATGAAATATACTCAAAGAGAGAGATTCAGACAACAATCTGAAGTTGTCAAACCCCAAGTGTGAATGCTGTATCGTTGATTCATGGCATAAAATACCTTCAGGTTCCAAAGCCGATGTTTCTTGCTGGGGAGACAGAGAAACCCAAGATCCAGATGCCAAGTGAGTAATGTCTTTTGAAGGCAACACAAATTCTGATTTAATTGTAAATGTTGGCAGTGTGCTGTCTCCACGATAGGATGACGGATGTTCTGCTGGAGCAGCCATTTTTCTCAAACTGAATATTGTCTTCATCTTTGACGACACTTTTCCAAACCCATCAAGGTCTCTCCCATAGGAATGACTGCTTGCTGAACTAGGAACATGGAGTGGAAGGAGTTCTAGCTCTGAAAAAGCTGGAGTATGCAGATCATGACTCATGGGGAATGCAACCTGCATCGTTGTACTAGTATCCTCAATACTCATATCATACCATGTAGCTCGGTTACCAGGAGGTAGAGAATGCAGAAACCAAATTGGACTGGTATCATCCTGAGTAAAATCTGGAAGTTGTAGTGAAGGGGAGCAAGCACCCAGTAAGGAAAGCACAGAATGAGATTCCAATTGGGCTGAAGGCAGGCTTTTATCACCAGTTTGGACGAAGACTCTTTCTGGTTGAGTAGTCACATCCAAACTGGAGAACGCCATGCTAGTCAGTGGCAAAGGTTTTGTATCTTCTTCAGCTACTGAGGTATATGTGGGATGTATGTGTGATTTTATCAACGCCGGAAACATTGTGGGCTTTATTGAGACCACATTAGTTTGAACAAGGTTGGCCGGGTGCACTAGGGATGCAGGCCCATCTGCAGAAAAATATTCTAAATCTAAGTGTGTTGTTGTATTTTTCTTATCCAATAAAGGACTTTTATGTGTACTGACAATGTGCAGCAGTGGGGCAGTTACCTCTAGTTCCAACGATACACCAGGAAAAGCAATTACGTCCACGCTATCTGTTGAGCATGCTAATGAACCGGATCCATGCAATGGAAAAATGGCAGATTCCAGTAATTCTTTCTTATGCTCAAAATGATCAAAAGTAAATGAAGATGGTGTTTTCCAAAGTAACACACTGCTGGATTGGAAAGGAATTCTCTTATCTTCCAGAAAGAGGctggggtgggtcggtgcagactcgatgggccgaatggcctccttctgcactgtatgttctataaatgATGATTGTAAAACTGAGTTAATAATGTTCAAGGATGTCAAGGCAATATCCCTATCTGTGTGTATGATTGAAGACTGTAGCTTTAGACTGCTGCCATTCAATAATGAGATATTGTTTCCAGACTCTGCAGTGAATGGACTCACTTCACTGTTACTGGAATGGACTGAAGTCTGTGCTGTTGAGCGATGCAGGTTGCTGAAGGGTGAGAAAACCATAGTTTCCACTGGAAGCCCAAAAGATTCCTTTGCTTCCAGAGTATGCGTCATTTGAAAGAATGATTTCATTGCCGATAGCGATGCGTATCCAAAGCTCAATGATGTAGAAAGATCCATATTCCTGATGTCTTGTGAAGACTGTTTTGTTAAACTGTCGAATTGAGAAATAAGCACATTTTCTCCCCCCAAAATGGCCGAGGGTTGATTTGCATTTGCATCAGGGATACTGGTTGACGGAATTAAAACAATAacttcattggcctccaaatattcgAAATCCAAGGACGCTTTAGTAGATTTTACCTTTGTAGATATATGTCTGGAATTGAAAAGCACATCAAATTGGAAAGCCGAGCTTGTAGACACGCTGCTCGCTAGAATCAGTGAGGGCAGCATTGCAAAGTTGATCATGTTCATAGATGGCAAAACTGTTCTGAATTTGAGTGATGCCAATGCAGAGTTGGCATAGCTTCTCATTTCCTGGGGCAACATACCTGGAGAGCTCACAAGCACAGTGTTCAGTCCATTGGGTTCAAGAAGGAATGAAGCTTTGATCACTGAACCAAATGTTCCCAAGTTAGAAATCTTAGATGAAACTCTTTGATATCCATCATTCCAAATATATCCTGGCAGAAATGATGGATTCACCTCAGCCTGTAAATTAATTTCAGGTGGTTGTGTTACATAGAGTGGGAATTCATCTGCTCTGGCAGATGATGATTCAACATTGTTAATGTTAGGGGTGTGTTTCTCTATTGAATGGGACACTGTGTCAGATCCCCCTAATAGAGAGATAACTGTAGAAATATTGAAGAGAGGCATAGTCCaagaaaggggctgaatggcctcactgGACACACCAGATACAGCAGGAAAAGCATTTGATTGTAGATAATTACTAATGAGATACGTGTCTGAATAAAATGATGTTAATAGGTCAACCATTGAAGCAGTGCTAGATTCAAATTGTGTAGTAGGTAGCATTGAATGGACATTAAAATTTATTTTTCTAACAAAATCAGAACTGGTTCTGTTAAACCATTGGGTAGTAGGTAAATCTCCAAGTGCCGTGTATGGGGACTGGAATGTGGTCACATCGGTtacaacagatgcatgtagaacttCAGTGAAATCCA from the Scyliorhinus torazame isolate Kashiwa2021f chromosome 10, sScyTor2.1, whole genome shotgun sequence genome contains:
- the LOC140430279 gene encoding uncharacterized protein codes for the protein MVSGAKWDHTIANNGHGLQKGCQCLGEDVMWIYWNELDKSRWRSRRSANIDNVTLFSQEAAASVAQGSSALLNWTTQSVKEISQTSGAIAKPCTLSEQNSQIVYSFFTIPVASSLQSLIPDTSHEPLLHVAHSEMVDGFDHATSQLGSIGAGQYPGLEPSADLPTAHVFEVIENAASIDFKNLRMSTKPLLQMRRKDSQQSTSMGVMGGVSIPSETHLSPSFSQQNMVTFSVKTPSAFDGSQTVRYSWQGNGNVPDVSSHMHDLSRTTALEVATNVMSSSAFCLTEHSARTDSLIITSLSPVKMIPLSVLLKSVNTYTDTNSVTVSNSKMTLQPFDQARDGLIPNAAPQLEKLSTKLTGFLHVFTTQSVQVEHLSSFFTDEPGLIGTMTADSYRSLVDAFGSRGIHLRSDGTELSASGFAPTVVSENFQTAEESGTVGHHTNNGNPSGDGAHSMEKLSIIELQSVSAYLVNNADQLLHSSHLHSVALGTLIHHSKFQSQRGRMLLKAALGTADTIAESPLLVSECVIVETLLAGEVVPQSSDRLQPLGSVTEMVTARWQPVSTGGFETSPVNNQLMALSCHILQKERWEQEEHFKTSISDDLHHFFAGNGVLYSQETNTKQMDFTEVLHASVVTDVTTFQSPYTALGDLPTTQWFNRTSSDFVRKINFNVHSMLPTTQFESSTASMVDLLTSFYSDTYLISNYLQSNAFPAVSGVSSEAIQPLSWTMPLFNISTVISLLGGSDTVSHSIEKHTPNINNVESSSARADEFPLYVTQPPEINLQAEVNPSFLPGYIWNDGYQRVSSKISNLGTFGSVIKASFLLEPNGLNTVLVSSPGMLPQEMRSYANSALASLKFRTVLPSMNMINFAMLPSLILASSVSTSSAFQFDVLFNSRHISTKVKSTKASLDFEYLEANEVIVLIPSTSIPDANANQPSAILGGENVLISQFDSLTKQSSQDIRNMDLSTSLSFGYASLSAMKSFFQMTHTLEAKESFGLPVETMVFSPFSNLHRSTAQTSVHSSNSEVSPFTAESGNNISLLNGSSLKLQSSIIHTDRDIALTSLNIINSVLQSSFIEHTVQKEAIRPIESAPTHPSLFLEDKRIPFQSSSVLLWKTPSSFTFDHFEHKKELLESAIFPLHGSGSLACSTDSVDVIAFPGVSLELEVTAPLLHIVSTHKSPLLDKKNTTTHLDLEYFSADGPASLVHPANLVQTNVVSIKPTMFPALIKSHIHPTYTSVAEEDTKPLPLTSMAFSSLDVTTQPERVFVQTGDKSLPSAQLESHSVLSLLGACSPSLQLPDFTQDDTSPIWFLHSLPPGNRATWYDMSIEDTSTTMQVAFPMSHDLHTPAFSELELLPLHVPSSASSHSYGRDLDGFGKVSSKMKTIFSLRKMAAPAEHPSSYRGDSTLPTFTIKSEFVLPSKDITHLASGSWVSLSPQQETSALEPEGILCHESTIQHSHLGFDNFRLLSESLSLSIFHLGNEDLTKVLMLASKEATCSTLLSSIDLNAYGDPSIALRSEASFLLTDEFGIRSANKLNTGCFFTLIKRTPCTSLDVIRSEDFSSSIVDLALQSTNSLEAHNTVVINNHVLADVSNALMETMKMSSSFVDMHFVTQSPVVIKSDAMLSEYFALSEVHTSWFLDVSNLVKSSVHLLTPELFSTSVSGSVALSPTRPMTGSLSGLYGDGFIPETLPKLYPESLWHSKLTSQQSELDSHALGIQISDALVPVTVSSGMSSYFSTNIFLSVIGILALGSSAFVTRSAVDMILPFPLSQPSDVKMTMSTDTGSVSRDPKLTEVFTKPTIALGSNHDTGGSEFQFSRTLRENLPSTKFRTAVATRENILDAVVMISSPGLFLPVESSVPITVVPTISEPNLLPISHLDAKTYIVRSKSKQTPKETLLISTWLPPSSQILEQSIASLTDFSSIAINALLPLEGSSWANLPALSVLSKVTCPEFDMILSEDPSFVPTATLQSSSTPPFISIIEPSLPVTTFVLRLNTILSSTHSVPPSAMWEMLKPTLEVTSHPTDVAPQNPTFPVSSPRPISSSERNRIMIALIKEENLLEVMLQVNRSIPIFEDSFWQMVSKALKETYLQALPSTGESNKTRRRGDSSENIQVVVESVRRQTPDVIGVQFVVLSNGQLLKASDVAVTFKRLANSIHILSGKLPYQVVKVPCPVASPLPQPPTHNGVGWMVAVYALVSFCLALLALLFYCMKKGWKNGEGIPISQQGTFRRERAEALDLIHLQEREQRVDDIEMGLLEGRSPPKASVTTLA